The sequence CACAAGCATAtatttttaacaattttatcatttcttttttttgcaGCACACTTTTTATGCTTTCTATTCTTTTTGCTGTAGGTGTTTTGCAACGcacaagcaaaaaaaaaaattcaattattttcactGTAGACATTTTGCAGCACACAAACACCCTTCTTTTTATAGTTCTTTTCCCTGTAGGTATTTTGCAAAACACAAACagttttaaaacacaaaaaccatAGAATATCAAAATTGAATTGCACAACCAAAGACCAACAGCTCTTGAATTGAATACATTTTACCGTTGGCATTATTTgctacaaaacccaaaataaaaatagaattggAGTTCATCaaaaaatagaattttaaATGAAAGCTTTTACACAACGAAAGACCAACAACTCTTGGAATTCTTTTTACTGTTGAAATTTAGCTATTTATATTGGATGTTCATTCGCTTGCTAGAGTGTTTTTTGTTGTCTCTTTTCTATGGTTAGACGGATTCTCAAAGTGGTGATTTCTTCAATCTTTTGGGTGGAGATTTGAATCGTAACAATCAGTATTCGAATAATGGCAATGATAATCAACATTCACCGGCTGGCATGGCCAATCAATCTATAAAAGAAGAGTTGCAAACTCAATCAGCcaacaaaagaattaaatttaaaaagggcTTTGTGCTTTTAAAGTAGTCTCAGATTACCACATGTTCTTTAAAACGTCTCAATATAACACCTACACTTTTAATAACTGTCTCACGTTACTTATTCCGTCAGTATTAAGAGACGTTCCTTACGTGATGTGGCCCCCACTTCTTTTCAATCGCTTAACAATTGAGAGGAAAGGTTATTCAATTTGAGAAAATGGGGTAGTTGGGAGATAAGGGGAAATTGGGAGAAGGCTAGGGTTTATGAAAATCAGAGGTGCGGTTCGGATTTGGGAGAATCTGGAGAAGAAATCACTAGTTGGCGTTGGACTTTAAGGCTAGAAAGTGCAAAGATGGTGGTGCTTAGAGAATCTGGAGGTTGTCAACCCATATGTAAGTGGACCTATTCTCACTcgtttttcttgttgttgacATGTGCATTGAACTGTTACTggagttttttgttttgttttttttgtatacTTTTTTACTATATGCTAGTCCTGATGTGGTCATTGTGTGTTCCTTGTATTGTCCTTGTGTGGTCCTTGTATTGTCTTTGTTACCTTTGTCGGTTTGTTAAGTGAATCTTCCTCATACCTCTTACACAGATAAAgatgttgatgacgttgttaCATTTGAGTTTTTCCATGGAGGTAAACTATTTAAAAATGGGTCAAGTGACAGTGAATGGTCTTATTTGGGTGATGAAGTCAATTGGTTTGATTATTGTGAGGTTGACTATATGTCCATATTAGAGCTATTTGcgtaatgacccaaaccaaaaaattcattattaattaataatttattttgaggaaagacgattttgccattggaatattttattaaggaaaagttgactttttgaccgaaaaggaatttgaccaTTCTACAGataccgttgcgtagagcacggtgaaatgagttcatagacacgtagtggggtcgaatcggagttgtaacgagagagttatggtcaaaagaaactcagtggcaaaatcgtaaattttttgaagttgatttttagaaaaaccagatttttcttcctctctctctctctctctctctctctcccgtgcGCGACCCCTCCCCTCCCGTACACACAGCGGCGACGGTTTTACCGTCGCCACCACTTGCTCCGGCCACCGTTTGGGGTGGTACCGGTCCCAAAAGGACCGCCAGCTCCTCCTCCTTCCATCCCGCTCCATCCCCGACACCGGCAGCTACCACAGTCGCCGGAATTTGCAGAAATCCGGTGGTTTTTCTCGAAAATTCAAACTgttcgttctccctcaattcttctccaaatttgtcaagtAAGGTATGGAATTcaacctattttccatgctctagctgatggttgggtaggtttGCATCGATTTTGACTGTAACTAGCCCAgctttcaaattgaaattcgaccgagtttcggcctccgtgttcagccacttccggtcagtttttggggtaggcccaagaacgaaagtggttccaaatatggtgttttacctatgataggagtttggagccgtggttttgagtttttccggcgaggtgtaatcgctttggacacccaaagctgcagGCGCGTgcggcggcgcgtgggtgagggtagtgcagtggcattGTGTCCtgttgcgatccttaggttgtcacgagcgcgtaggaattcgcggatctcaatttggataccatttgagcctcgaacggattttccatattacgcgatttccgggttcaacactgttgaaccgttggatcgtactcaatttcagatatgttattcTAGATACCCCCCTTTCTCTCCCAAATACCCCCCTTTCTCAAATTAAATAACCATTCCTCTCCATTGTTAAGCGATTGAAAAGAAGTGGGGGCCACATCACATAAGGAACGTCTCTTAATACTGACGGAATAGGTAACATGAGACAGTTATTAAAAGTGTAGGTGATATATTGAAACGTTTCAAAGAACATGTGGTAATCTGAGACTACTTTGAAAGCAAAGGGGGCATATACATAAATAagacttttaaaaagaaataaagtatTTATGACAAAAAGAAGTAAagcatttatgactctccAAATTAGGAAGAATGGTTggggttgaaatttttttgagagcTCCTAACATTagcttttttgtgtttttagctaaattttagcCAAGAAATAGGGAGCATACCACatccttagacaaattttagggaggaattgaaaaaatacaacttcaacCATACTCCCTATCCACCTTCTAAAATATGGAGACCTCTATGAGCTCTTAAATCttatgagagagaaaggactcaTAGTGGCTCCcttcctataatttaatgctgctttattttatgagtattttaaacctttaattaatgcaaactattttttgtattttttttttaatagagattgaccaattaaaaaagagttgTAGTTTtcgtcccaaaaaaaaaaaaaaatgtagcaTTTATGAGTCTCTAAATTAGAGAGTGTGATTGgagttaaaattttatagaaAGCTCCTAAAATACcttttgtatgtttttagctaaattttaactacaAATTAAAGAGCATTATTATAGATGCTCTTAGCTATTAGTGTTAGCAAAGGCTTGTAGGAGAAATTTGTCAATTCAAGCTACCTCGGTGAAGGTGTAAATACAACCCATGACATCAAGTGCATAGGCGAATgctcttgttttgtttgttcaaaTAATCATGAGATGCAACGAAGAGGGATCCTAATTTCTTTTGGTAAAGGAGAGTTTTAAGCATAATTTATTGGGTATTGATGGAGATGGTGAACCCTTGATGCCTCACAATGTTATATTTTTCGCCTTCTCCATTTTGGAAGACAGAATACAGAGAATAATCAGAACACATCAAACACTTACTGCGCTCAGGGATTAGATTACTTATTATTACCATAATTTTACAGAAAGTAGCGCAAATCAATTCCATAATGGATCCCTTTTGCGAGATTCCAATTATGCAAAAGCAAATGCAAGCCAGTctcaacaaatcaaataatgcTACGACTAGTGATGACGTACGTGCAAAAAGAGACCATGGGACTATCTTTACCCATTGAAGAACCacccctccctccctctcccattttcttcctttcctagACGATAAATAACCGTTACACAGCACCTCTCTTGATGCATTCAGGGAGACATTGGCTTTTGGAAGTGTCACTTAGCTAGAGGTTGGACTCCGAATGCTTCTTTCATAAGTTACGAATAAAATTACACTCTAACCACCAATGTACCCCAAACGATGAAGCACTACAGCTAAAATGAGCATGCATATTGCCAAAGCCAAACCAGCTCTCCCTAGCAGCCAATTCTTTGTCTTCCTTGCACCTTCCATTCCTCTTTGAATCCTATCTGCCCATTTCATCTGCAACGACAAAGttacagaaaaagaaaaattaaataaaattcatcttcACAACTcagaaagaaaagatgcaCTAATATCAGAAAAATGAGAATAAATCCTCTACATAATGGCCCAATAGCTATGAACactcttttaattttgatagTTTACAGGTCTGAACAACTGGTCCTAGTTTTTCAGGCTCACGGCACAGGAAAGTGAACAATAAACTAAAGCTTCACTTGGCTGCAGGAAAATAGTGTCTAAAACCATGGAATCATATGTTTCCATGACAAAGCACTTGATAGCACAATAATGTTCACTCAACTGAATCCTAAACTAAGATgtctgtttttttaaaaacaaaaataaaaagagtggGGGAACATTGATAATCTGATTCACAACTATGGCTATAAAACTTCATGTATCTTAATAATTGAATATCTACATTATTAAAACATAACAAATCCTTCACATTAtgatgaaaaaacaaaagaaacctttttttaatttagtaACATCATGTAACCAAATTGGTTAGACATCCAGACTTTTATGATAAGTATTAACAAAGCATGGAACAATGCACTGACAATCAAAGCCATTAAATCGAGTAGGAAGTTACCATTCTGTCCAAGTCCTGTGGCGACAAAGAAGACATTGCTTGCTGAGCTTTTGCGGCATCTTCCCGAGAAAGCTTCAAACCAAATTGCTCGCCCATGTTTGCCATCATGTCTGGGCTCATATTTTTAATCATGGATGAGAACATCTGCAGGAGAAAAACAACCAAACTTAAAAAGTGGTATACACGATCATGCAAGATTTAATTGTTCTACCAAAAAACACATCAACCCGTTATCCTTCAAAAGCTTAAGGTTCAAACCCTTATGATAGCAACATTAGTATGATTTCATAtgtaaataaaaggaaaaaagtctCAAATTCTTAGTGTACAAACCTGTTGCATTGCAGGATCCTTCATTTGGTTTCTCATTTGTTCTTGCATATCAACAGCAGAGGCAGGGAAGCTTGATTGAGGAGCACTTCCCAGATTAGGAAACATTCCATGGGAGCTAGTTTCATCTACATCATGAGTTGCATTTACTGCAGAGTTTTCACGGCtttttgaataatttgatGAACTTCTTTTGTTAGCCCCAACAGATGCTGGTGTTGTAGAAGAGTCTTTCCCTTTAAAAGAAGATGCTACTTCAAACATTTTCTGAAGCTCCTCCGGTGGCATTTTACTCATCATATCAGATGCAGTTTTAAGCATATCCGGAGACATGTTTGGAGTTACAGAATTGTTGATATTAGAACTGGAACCTCCCTTTAGAAAAGGATTATCCCCCTGAAATGAGGAAGCCAATTCAAGCATTTTCTGTAGTTCTTCAGGTGACATTTTGCTAATCATGTTTGAGGCGGTCTTAACCATGTCAGCAGGAACCTCTTCAGAATTTCCAGGATTCAAAGCAGCCAGAGTGTTAGGATCAGcatttgaaatgaaattttggaaCGATCTGTAAACCAGACAGACAAACTATTATAATGTCATATGGACGCATATAAGCCGCATGagtagaattttattttattttttttaaaagctgcATGAGTAGAACATGGTAACTTCTATTCAAAATAAACAATTGAACTTAtcaatattataatttttggtGACAAGCTATTTGGAACTTTATATCAGTTCTCAGAGTCGAAACAACAGAGAGTTCTGCTTTTATCCGATTTCCATTGTTTATGGCTTTCATATTGCTGGATAACTGCTTAATATTAGTCATTCAGATTGAATTGAAATACCATATTCGGCCAAATGTATCCCAACTTCAATCCACCCTCATCTCTCCTAAATGCGCATGAGCACATATGCGCACATGGCCACACTCAAAATTCAGAATGTTTATAAGCATCTGTGGCATTTGAAAATAATGCACAAAAATGTGGCTTATGTAATGCACAGAAAATGTGTCGCATTTGACTGCCACTAGATTCACACATTACGCACTTCCACCACATTGCTCAATATGACCTATCCCTTATAACAGCAACTTTTGAACTTAAGTTGCACAGTTTTGTAACTCACAAGACTTCCTATAGTTCCTATTTAAGTTTCTTAAACTTCCGCAAATaagaaactttaaaataaGAAACTTTAAAAGAATGACAAGATAATTAAATCCAACTGGTAAAAGAAAGTGGATTAGTTTTATATATCAAAAGCTCCAAACtcaacagtttttttttaaattatcatGTATCTTAAACACAATCAATCATAATCAGAAGGTGCAGTTTGttcacaaacaaaacaaacctgATAGCTTCTGGGTTATTTTTTAAAGCCTCCAAATGCTCTGAATTGGTTGGCAGAACCTCAGGCTTAGCTGCAATCCGAGTCTTAGAAATGTCATTACTTTCCTTTGGTTGTGCCGGAGAATGGTTTGTAGATGAGCTTTTATGGTTAGCAGATGGCAGAGTCTCAACTTCTTCGGTTATTTCTTCAATTACTAATCCTATCAAATAAGCAAAATTCAATATCCTAACAAAGATTTGAAATCTGAAACTTATATGATATGGGCCCCATGCATCTAAGTTAAGAATTTAGGAGAAAAGTAGGTGGAATAAAAAGGTACCTCTTCGTGTAGACTGAACTCCCTCTTCACCCAATCTTTCCTCAGTATCTCTGTGACAACAATAAATGTTATTTACAATTTCAAAACAGTCTCTTTTTTCTAGCCTagcatttgaaaaaaaaataggaacaAAAAGGCTATGTCTCACTGCTCAAACAGTCATATAATTGAGTGCTAATTATGACACATATAGCATTCATATATACAACATATGTGAATACCAGCAACATAATGATCCTCACTGTGATCTagaaatgaacaaaaagaaaaagaaagggctGTACCTTAAAACATCTGCAATAGTTTCATCATCAGGGGAAACTTTATGTGCCTTGCTCAGATCAGAGACAGCATCCTAAGTTATGCAACATAGACCATCAGGTAAAGGAAACAGCTATCCGAAAATTAAGGAAACCAAATAGGCTACAAAAGATGCTTCAGAATTCTCTGCGAACAAAACATATATGTATGTTTATTAATAATACTCACTTCTAATAGACCCATTTCTTTATATGCTTGACCTCTCCGGTAAAGAGCTTTGACATTGTTTGCATCATAAGCCAAAACCTGAAGTGAAAAAATACATGATTTTAGCTCAAGTTAGGAGCTTGCAAGCAAGACGAACAATGAAGATGTGTCTGTGTGCATGCGTCCACATATACCTCAGAACCTTCGTTTATGCATTCATCATACTGCTTTGTTTTCAAGTAACAAGACATTAAGTTGAGTGAGCATGCCATCAGAAGCGATCTGCCTTTAGATGATGGAAGACCGTTCAGGTTTTTTTTTGCCTAGGATTTTACACACAAATATTTAAAACCAGTTAGAGGGCTGACTCTGCACTGTTAAggaaaagaaccaaaaaaataaaagtaaaaaacaaaataatattataatagtTGTACTTACAAGCAAGTATTTCTGCAAGGCGTCATTGAACTTGCCCTGGCTATGAAGTGCATTTCCCTGCAAAAGTGatacataatacaaaaaagaaattagatgCCAAAACATTGTCAAAAAGTATGAGGAAATAATGTCCAACTTTAAATgatactttttctttaatcctTTCTTAAGCATTATAAAACAATTCTATAgggtaggaaatcaggaaagGAACTAGATAACTAGACTTTCAAACCCAATCCTAACACAGCCCGATCATCAGCCTATCTTTCCTAGCCCTAACCCGGCCCATACCACACTTGAATGcatggatttggatttggatcaGAGAGAATCAGAAAAAACTTGGGTGTGACCATTACATGGCCACGTGAAGTGACTAATTCACGTGTAATAAAATGAGTAGCCGATAGGGTTGATATTTTAGGAATCATAAGGTaaagtataaaataaatacacatgTCATAACATGAGTGCATTGTTGAGatgtatataattaaaaatttattacaGAACATGTCAGCTTCAGGTTGGCTTGGGCCCGGGATACCTTAGACCTAGCCCAACCCGATTTCAGGTTGGAAATTTCTCAACTTTAACCCTAAACCTTGTAAATCCCAAAGCCCAACTTGTCCATTATCAGGGTAGGGCTTGGGTTAAGCTTGGGTCAACTTTCCCAAGTGACAATCTTAATTCTATATCTCACAGAAGTTGTGTTATCACTCTATCagttcaattattttattctctCTTATTTTCAGTCTTGCGCTTTGTACTACATTACACTCTCATGGTGTCAATGCATCACAttcttttatttcaaaaaatctAACTCCAGGAAGAAAAATTTATTGCAACAAATTACCACTTTCTTTTATGTGATATGTGATACAAGTTTATTGCTCATGACTCATGCAGGATGTATCATTCTGCTATCGTGATCATGATTTACCTCAAATGatcaaaaataagaaatctaATCTAAAGGAAATGAATCTTAACACTTGGAGAATCAGGTTGCACTAAGAAAGCCAAGAATCATTTTATCtggttaaaaaataaaaacaaagtgGAATGAGTCTTAATATGTTCTGTCCAAAATCCTCTAATGATAAGAATTATAGACCCAATAATATCTAAGTAGCCACCACAGGAGCGAGGAGAGGTTTTGAATCCTACCACGCAAGGGACACCCTGCAACCCAGACTTCTAGAGATGAGGTCTTTTCGCAGGCAAAGGTACAATCGGTGAGAAAACATATTAGAATCTAGTATTTGATGAGGAACACTGAAAATTCAGTATATCAAGATGGAGAAGTAGCCACaagtagaaaataaaatctgGAGACGTACTTATTCATGGATagctttttaaaagaaaaggttcTAGTTTGATCCACTGGCGGACAAAGAATAACACAGATAGAGGAGATGTCTATCAGATTGTGACTCTTCCCGGTTTGTGATGATTAGGTTGGTGTTCTGCATGCCTGCTGAAGACCTTTAACAAAAGTTACTTAGTGCTTTATGATAAAAAGTATGTTTGGAAGGTTTTGGTCTTGTTGGATTCAAATCACGTTCCCTTGTCGTGAAGCTTCACTCATGTGCGGCTTGGTCCCAATCAGAAGTAAGGTAAAGCGGTATGATGCAACAAACTTTATCTAGTGCATTACAGCCCATTTTTTTGGGAATACCAAACTTCAATTACACTAATGTCAGATCTTGGGTGGTCAGAACTTGGGCACAATTTTCATCCTATGTGAGATTAACTATTCAATCATAGTTTTCTAACCATAGCAAAGGTGTTCAATCCACGAAGAaatcataaagaaaaaagaacatagTCGATTAACGGTTGATCTTAAGATGACTACTACATACCTGATTCTTCAGCATCTGGGCTGCATTCAATTCGTAAGAGGCCTGGGCATCAACACGGGCACGCATAGCTGCTATCTCTTCAGGCGATGCACTAGCCATCTTCTCACCAATCTCAGCCATCTCTTCTGGACGGGTCTGCTTCAACTGCTCTGCAGCCTGTTTAAAGTCTTCAGGCCTCATGTTCTTCATGCCCTCGGAGGCCATCCTCATCAATTCTGGATTAGCCATCATCTGCAATGCAACTCAAACATAAAAATCAAACATTACAAACTAAACCGCTAAATAAATACGTTAAACATTCAACTGAAAACTAAAACCATGAACACAATcacataaaattgaaaattaaaccCTAAGATT comes from Prunus dulcis chromosome 6, ALMONDv2, whole genome shotgun sequence and encodes:
- the LOC117631918 gene encoding outer envelope protein 61 — its product is MFNGMNMMDPELMRLAQEQMSRMSPAELAKIQQQMMANPELMRMASEGMKNMRPEDFKQAAEQLKQTRPEEMAEIGEKMASASPEEIAAMRARVDAQASYELNAAQMLKNQGNALHSQGKFNDALQKYLLAKKNLNGLPSSKGRSLLMACSLNLMSCYLKTKQYDECINEGSEVLAYDANNVKALYRRGQAYKEMGLLEDAVSDLSKAHKVSPDDETIADVLRDTEERLGEEGVQSTRRGLVIEEITEEVETLPSANHKSSSTNHSPAQPKESNDISKTRIAAKPEVLPTNSEHLEALKNNPEAIRSFQNFISNADPNTLAALNPGNSEEVPADMVKTASNMISKMSPEELQKMLELASSFQGDNPFLKGGSSSNINNSVTPNMSPDMLKTASDMMSKMPPEELQKMFEVASSFKGKDSSTTPASVGANKRSSSNYSKSRENSAVNATHDVDETSSHGMFPNLGSAPQSSFPASAVDMQEQMRNQMKDPAMQQMFSSMIKNMSPDMMANMGEQFGLKLSREDAAKAQQAMSSLSPQDLDRMMKWADRIQRGMEGARKTKNWLLGRAGLALAICMLILAVVLHRLGYIGG